The Acinetobacter calcoaceticus sequence GCAAAACGTGCTTCTTTACTTCGTCGTGACTCTATTCACGGTACTTTTGCTGGTACAATCGCTGTTGATGAAGAAAACGAAGCAATCATTGCGAATGGTAACTTCATTAAAGTGATTTATGCGTCTAGCCCAAGTGAAGTTGACTATACTGAATACGGTATTTCAAATGCACTTTTAATTGACAATACTGGTAAATGGCGTGATGCTGAAGGTCTAAGCCAACACTTAAAATGCCCAGGCGTTGCACGTGTTGTATTGACTGCACCAAGTAAAGGCGAAATGAAAAACGTTGTATTTGGCGTAAACAACACAGACATCTTGGATGAAGACAAAATCATCTCTGCTGCAAGTTGTACAACAAATGCAATTACTCCAATTCTTAAAGTATTGGATGACAAATATAAAGTTCTTAATGGTCATGTTGAAACTGTTCACTCATTTACAAATGACCAGAACTTGATCGACAACTACCATAAAGCAGATCGTCGTGGCCGTGCTGCTACTTTGAACATGGTAATTACAGAAACTGGTGCAGCTAAAGCAGTTGCTAAAGCATTACCTGCATTAAAAGGTAAGTTAACTGGTAACTCTGTACGTGTTCCTACACCAAACGTATCTCTTGCTATCTTGAACTTAACGCTTGATAAAGAAATTGATCGTGAAGAAGTGAACGAATACATTCGTCAAATTTCAATTAACTCTAGCCTTCAAGGTCAAATTGGTTATACCAACTCGACTGAAGTTGTATCGAGTGACTTTATCGGTTCTCGTACTGCTGGTGTATATGATGCTCAAGCAACGATTACTTCTGGTAACCGTTTAACTGCTTATGTTTGGTACGATAACGAAGTAGGTTATAGCTGTCAGGTATTACGTATCGCAGAACAAATGTGCGGCGTAAGCTACAAGAAAATCCCAGCAGAATTGAATGCTTAAGATCATTTAACGATCTATAAAAGATTTTCACAAAAAGACCCAGTTTAGACTGGGTTTTTTTACAACCGTACAAAATATATGCTGACTATTTTTTGTAAATAAATGAGAATATGAATTAAGGAAAAAAAGAAAATAGTAAGGGATAGGAATTGTCGCAGTTTAAACGTTTGTTGGTCGTTTTTATATTCATCATTATTGCCAATTTATGTGGTGTGCTCATTGCAATATGGGTGTTTAAGCATTTTAATATTTATATTCCATTGAAGAATCAAGCAGTTGCTATTGACTTGCAAGAACCTCTACAAGTTAAGGTTAAAGTACAAGATGCTTTAAACGTTGATGTGAAAGGGCGGGTAAATGCCAGTATTCCAATTGATGAGCAATTGAATATTCCTTTAACGCAAACTTTAACTCCGCGTGTCTATTTCGATAATATGGTTCCTATTAGTACAACAATTCCTGTTAAAGAAGTATTAAAGGTTGAGCAAAATTTACCAATTGATACGAAGGTTCAGGTTAGAGTTTTGGGGCGTGATATTACACTGCCATTAAAAGGAACAATTCCATTAAAACTAGATGTTCCAATTGATATTAATGTTCCTCTTGAGCAAAAGGTCCATTTGAAATTTGATGCACCAGTGCGGACAGTATTAAAAGAAAATTTACATATCCCTCTAAAAGCAAGATTGGATACTAATATTCCAATTGAGGGTAATTTGAGTGTCCCTGTTAAAACAGCATTAAATGCTTCGGTCGATGTAAAAAATACATTGCCTGTGAAGATTGCAAATGGTGAGTTAAAAATTCCTCTGTCCAGTATGCGATTAAATCGGGTAGTAGGTTCAGAAACATTGCAGACGACAGCTGATCAATAGGGTGGATGGTAATGTTTCGTTCACTCAAGAGTATGCTCATCAGTTTTATTTTAATGATGATACTTGCCGCGGTTATGTTTTGGGTATACCTCAATATTCAAGCAAACTTAGTTGTTTCGGCTCATAATGCCGATATTAGTTTACCTGACTCTTTAGAAACAAAGATTCAAGTTGGTAATACATTGCAAGTTCAGTCTATTGGTAAACTTGATACAACCTTAGATATAAATCGCCAACTGACTCTACCGCTAAAAGGGAGATATTTAGCAGATATAGGTTTTGCTGTAGAAACACCTGTTACAGTAAGTGTTGACTACACAACAACTCTAAAAATTGATCAGGTTATGCCGCTTGAAACAACTACAGATCTAATTTATCAAAATAAGTTTTTACCTAAATTTCCACTTAAACTTGATATTCCCATAAAGTTAGATGTGCCTTTTCAGTTAAAGCGTAGTTATACCATTCCGATTAAAATTGTTTTTGATGGTCCTGTTTATTTTGAATTTGATGAGCCAGTAAATTTATCGGTTAAACATCAGTTTAAACCAAGTTTAGAGGTGAATGACCCTATGGAAATGGGGAATATCTCTTCATTTAATGCCATTATGTATAATTCGGTTCCAAAAACAAAAGCCAATCTTGATATGCAAATGACCTTACCTTTACGCAATGTTCATCCTTAAAAATTAAATAGGCATCCTGCATTTTATTTTGGATAAAGCCCATATTTGTGAATCTAAAATGCTTTTGATGACTTAAAGATAAAAACAGATCGTTATAAATGGGATTTGTCCCATTTTCTATTCGAGAATTTTATGAAAATATGGCAGAATAGGCGGTTTTAGAGTTTTTAGAGGATTGGCAGATGCGCTTTGTTGATGAAGCAGTCATTACCGTAGAGGCTGGCGACGGTGGCAATGGCGTAGCCAGTTTTCGCCGTGAAAAATTTGTCCCATTTGGTGGCCCAGATGGTGGTGATGGCGGACGTGGTGGAAGTATCTATATTCAAGCTGATGATGATACGAGTACGCTAGTCGATTACCGTTACACACGTAAGTTCCGTGCTGAGCGCGGAAAGAATGGTGCAGGCGCTAACTGTACCGGACGTGGTGGTGAAGATGTGGTTTTAAAAGTACCCGTGGGTACAACAATTGTTGATACAGATTCAGGCGATATTATTGGCGATTTGGTTGAAGACGGCCAAAGAATTCTGGTTGCAGGTGGTGGTGACGGTGGTTTGGGGAATACCCACTTTAAATCATCAACTAACCGTGCTCCGCGTAAATGTACGACTGGTATCAAAGGTGAGTTTCGTGAAATTCGCCTTGAATTAAAAGTATTGGCAGATGTTGGTTTGTTGGGCATGCCAAATGCTGGTAAATCAACATTTATTCGTGCTGTAAGTGCTGCAAAACCAAAAGTGGCAGATTATCCATTTACAACCATGGTTCCAAACCTAGGTGTAGTAGATGCTGACCGTCATCGTTCATTTGTAATGGCCGATATTCCTGGGTTGATTGAAGGTGCTGCTGAAGGCGCTGGTTTGGGAATTCGTTTCCTTAAACATTTGGCCCGTACGCGTATCCTTTTACACATTATTGATGTGCAACCAATTGATGGTTCAGATCCGGCGCATAATGCAAAAGCAATTATGAACGAGTTAGCTAAGTTTTCACCGACTTTGGCTAAACTACCGATTGTTTTAGTACTGAACAAACTTGATCAGATTGCTGAAGAAAGTCGTGAAGAGTGGTGTCAGCATATTCTAGATGAACTAGAGTGGACTGGACCTGTCTTTAAGACATCAGGCTTATTAAGTGAAGGAACGAAAGAGGTTGTGTATTACCTCATGGATCAGCTTGAACAACAACGTGAACGCGAAGTTGAAGATCCTGAATATGCAGCAGAAGTAAGAGCTTTCCGTGAACAACTAGAAGTTGAAACACGTGAACAAACCATTGCGGCAAAAGAAGCATATCGCGCTATGCGTCGAGCACAACGTCTTGAAGGCATGTTGGGCGATGATGATGATTTTGACGATGATGAAGACGACAATGATGTAGAAGTCATCTACGTTCGTGATTAGAAAACCGAGGAAAACATGATAGAAGTGGTCGATGGGCAACGTCAGCTCAGTGAGTGTAAACGAATCGTTGTTAAAATCGGATCATCTTTACTCACAGCCAATGGGCAAGGTTTAGATTTGGATGCTATTTCGCATTGGGCGAAACAAATTGCAGATCTACACAATGCCGGACACGAAATTATTTTAGTGTCTTCTGGAGCCGTGGCTGAAGGTATGGTTCGTATGAAGTTTGCGAGTCGACCCACCGATTTACCCAGTCTACAAGCCTGTGCTGCAATTGGGCAGATGGGTTTAATTCATACTTGGTCTAGTGTGCTTGAAGAACATGGCATTCGTACTGCTCAGGTTTTACTGACACATGATGATCTGGCGGACCGCCGTCGTTATTTAAACTCATGTGATGCTTTGCAAAATTTGATTGATTGGCATGTAATTCCAGTCATTAATGAAAATGATACGGTATCTACCGATGAGATCCGCTTTGGTGATAACGATACTTTAGCTGCGATGGTTGCAGGTCAGGTTCATGCAGAATTGCTGATCATTTTAACGGATCAGCAGGGTATGTTTGACTCAGATCCACGTCATAACCCTGATGCTAAACTACTCTCTACTGTTCGTGCCATGGACGATGTTTTATTTGAAATGGCTGGCGGTGGCGGTGTACTCGGCAGAGGTGGTATGGTGACTAAGGTCCGTGCCGCACGTTTAGCTGCTAAGTCGGGTTGTCCAACGCTCATTGCGAGTGGCGAAAGTGATAATGTCTTGTCACGTGCCATGGCAGGTGAAATGCTAGGTACGTTGTTTACTACAGATAAAGACCGTATGACTGCTCATCAACAATGGCTCGCTGCTCATTTACAAACAGCAGGCCGTCTTGTAATTGATGATGGTGCTGTTGAAGCGATTAAATTGAAACATCGCAGTTTACTCCCTGTTGGAGTTAAAACTGTTGAAGGACATTTTGATCGTGGCGATGTGGTTGAATGTGTCGATAAACAAGGTAAACGTATTGCAGTGGGGCGAGTGAATTTTAGTTCGCGATCTGCTGAAATTATTAAAGGCTTAGCTTCTGATAAGGTTTATCAAGTACTTGGTGAAGCTCGTTCACTTGAAATGATTCATCGTGATCATATGGCGATTTACTAGATTATTGTAAAATTAAAAAAGCTCGCTTTATGCGAGCTTTTTTTCTGGCGCTAAACGGGGTAGAACACGATCTTCACCCACCATATACGGATGTGTGGCGAGACTCAACATATCTAGGTCTTCTGAGCTATTACCATAAGCATAAATTTGATGGTAATGCTGTAGCTTATATTGTTGATGAATACGCAACTTCTTTTGTTCGCTACTACAATCTGGGGTGGAGTAGTAACCCGTCACCATGCCGTTTTTAATTTGTGTTTCGGTACAAATTAATTCGATATCGAGTAACTTGCAAAGTGGAGCAAGGTAGACATCAATTGAGGCAGAAACCAGTACCACCTGATCACCACGTAACTGGTGGTGTTGTAACTGTGCGAAAAGTTCAGGTGAAAGTGCAGAGACTAACTCTTGTGCATATTCTTCACCTAATCTTTGCAATTCAATTGCGGAGGTATCTTTGAACATGCTGCGAAATAACTTGGCGCGCATGGCATGGGCTGGATAAAAGTTAAGATAGTAGGCTTGAATCCATGGCAGGATTTTTAAGCTTTGTTTAACAATGTGGCGCTTAGACAAAGCATAAAAGATGAACCCTGTAAAACTGTCTTTGCTACACAAGGTTCCATCAAAATCGAACAGGGCGAGACTTTTTATAGTCTTATTCGTTTCGCTCGTTGCATACATGTTTCATATCGTCCGTTTACTCGGGTTGCAAACCAGTTGGTATTATAATCACGACTTAATTTTGGTCCAGAAATAACAACTTGCGGCATAACCGCATAGATAGGTTCTTTATCTGTCTTTGCTTTATAAAGTTTAGTCAGAGCAATATAGGTTTGTGTACTTTCAAACTTTTTCTCTTTTTCTAATTTAAGATCATCACGAATTTGTCTTGGTGTAACTAAAATATTATTTTTTGCAAATACAGTAATGAGTTCTTTTTCTGATTGGCTTTGAGTCGGACGTGGATCACCATCTTTTGTGTAAAGAAGTAGATCACCATCTAAACTTACTTCTGAGTCGGTCAGATCATTGAGCATACTTTGGAAAGCAGCATTACGGCTTGAATACATACCTGAGTTATAGTCTGCAAATCGATAAATAGCTTTATCATAATTTGCTGGATAAACCATTAAACGGTGGATGCCGTAATATAAACCGCCGTATTCTGTATATAAGTCATTACGAAGCTCAGCGATATTCATGCTGGAGCGTTTGTTGGCTTTCGCGTAGTTAATGTGTACTTGCATAGAACCCAAAGTGGTAATTGGGTTCATTTTTTCACCAATATCTTGTCCGACCAGTTTGGCTGCACCTGTTAGAGCGCTGACATGATAATGCTTCGCCATGAAATCGAAAATTTCTCTATAGAGTAAGTCTAGTTCACGTTCAGTTTTAACTTTACGCATCCGACTCATATAATTATCATCTGGTGAAGGTTGTGTTTTAAGAACTTCTTCGAAGTAACCAGCAACTGTCCCACCAATTTTTTGGCCCAGTTTTGCTTCAAATTTTTCTTGTAAGCGTGTATTTACTTCTTGAACTGCTTTCGTGCCTAGTCCAGGAACTGATGGGTCAGCTACAAAATTTGATTCCTGATCGACCACAGCAATAATACTGCATGCATTTGTTTTAGTTTTAGCTATATCTAGCTCTTGCATAATATCATCAATATCTTTTGCCCAAGACTCACGGTTATGTACACGCGATGGGATTAGACGTTTAATCTGTTGGCTTTCTAGTTCAGGCTCATCACTATTTGACCACCAAGCTTTATCACCACAAGCAGCTAAACTCATGCACACGGTGACCATACCGAATGATTTTAATAAAAAACGGGAAGACAACGGTTTGTTCATGGCGAGGAAAGCACCTGCATAAAAAGATGAGCCGATCAAGCGGATTGAAGTATACTATGTTGATCATCAATTGTATGAATATATATGTATATTGGTCCCTATCAACTGTCAAATAATTTAATCGTTGCTCCTATGGCTGGGGTCACTGACCGCCCATTTAGAACGCTCTGTAAGTATTTTGGTGCAGGCCATGCAGTCAGTGAAATGATGACTGCCGATAAGACTTTGCAGATGAGCAAGAAAAGCCTCTACCGTGCAAATTTTGATGGGGAACTTGCTCCAATCTCTGCACAAATTGCCGGTTCTGATCCTGAGCAGTTAGCTGAGGCTGCACGTCATCAAGTGGCGAATGGCGCTCAAATTGTTGATATCAATATGGGATGTCCTGCCAAAAAAGTATGTAATAAACTCGCAGGTTCAGCTTTATTACAAGATGAAGACTTGGTGGCAAGAATTCTTGATACGGTGGTCGCTGCTGTTGATGTTCCTGTTACATTGAAAACCCGATTGGGATTTTTAAATGGTCAAGAAAATATTTTAAGGGTAGCGAAAAGGGCAGAAGAGGCTGGTATTGCAGCGTTAGCTTTACATGGTCGTACCCGTGAAGACATGTATTTAAATACAGCGCGCTATGACCTGATAAAACATGTCAAAGAATTAATCAATATTCCACTTATTGCGAACGGTGATATCGATAGCCCTGAAAAAGCAAAATATGTGCTCGACTATACAGGGGCTGACGCGATTATGATTGGTCGTGCCGCACAAGGCCGTCCATGGATTTTTCGTGAAATTGCTCATTATTTAAAAACTGGAGAGCACTTAGCCGCACCTAATATTGAAGAAGTGAAGCAGGTGCTACTTGGACATTTATCAGAACTTTATCAATTTTATGGTGAATATTCTGGATGCCGTATTGCCCGAAAACACATTGCTTGGTACACAAAAGGATTACGTTCAAGTAATGAGTTCCGCCAAAATATGTATAAAGTTGAAAGTACAGCTGAGCAAGCATTAGTGGTCGAAAAATATTTTAATCAGTTATTGGCTGAAGGAAATTTGATGAGTGATGTACAAGTTGAGCAAGTCAATTTATTGCAGACCCATTAAATTAAAAAGCCAGTATGATGACTGGCTTTTTAAGATTTATTCATCTTCTAACATTTCTACGACTAACTGATTAACTAAAT is a genomic window containing:
- the dusB gene encoding tRNA dihydrouridine synthase DusB, translated to MYIGPYQLSNNLIVAPMAGVTDRPFRTLCKYFGAGHAVSEMMTADKTLQMSKKSLYRANFDGELAPISAQIAGSDPEQLAEAARHQVANGAQIVDINMGCPAKKVCNKLAGSALLQDEDLVARILDTVVAAVDVPVTLKTRLGFLNGQENILRVAKRAEEAGIAALALHGRTREDMYLNTARYDLIKHVKELINIPLIANGDIDSPEKAKYVLDYTGADAIMIGRAAQGRPWIFREIAHYLKTGEHLAAPNIEEVKQVLLGHLSELYQFYGEYSGCRIARKHIAWYTKGLRSSNEFRQNMYKVESTAEQALVVEKYFNQLLAEGNLMSDVQVEQVNLLQTH
- a CDS encoding MFS transporter; amino-acid sequence: MSQFKRLLVVFIFIIIANLCGVLIAIWVFKHFNIYIPLKNQAVAIDLQEPLQVKVKVQDALNVDVKGRVNASIPIDEQLNIPLTQTLTPRVYFDNMVPISTTIPVKEVLKVEQNLPIDTKVQVRVLGRDITLPLKGTIPLKLDVPIDINVPLEQKVHLKFDAPVRTVLKENLHIPLKARLDTNIPIEGNLSVPVKTALNASVDVKNTLPVKIANGELKIPLSSMRLNRVVGSETLQTTADQ
- a CDS encoding glyceraldehyde-3-phosphate dehydrogenase, with the translated sequence MSKDTIIALHAEHQGRWKNREEIAERMIALIGQLYREKNIVVSVYGRSLINRSVIQILKTHRRTRVVDVELSVVNTFPILEALAKLENIGSAEVDIGKLAVEYKEKGGDVDAFVAQAVESIKGSATSEQPKDVVLYGFGRIGRILARLIISQSGLGRGLSLKAIVVRKSSDGDLAKRASLLRRDSIHGTFAGTIAVDEENEAIIANGNFIKVIYASSPSEVDYTEYGISNALLIDNTGKWRDAEGLSQHLKCPGVARVVLTAPSKGEMKNVVFGVNNTDILDEDKIISAASCTTNAITPILKVLDDKYKVLNGHVETVHSFTNDQNLIDNYHKADRRGRAATLNMVITETGAAKAVAKALPALKGKLTGNSVRVPTPNVSLAILNLTLDKEIDREEVNEYIRQISINSSLQGQIGYTNSTEVVSSDFIGSRTAGVYDAQATITSGNRLTAYVWYDNEVGYSCQVLRIAEQMCGVSYKKIPAELNA
- the proB gene encoding glutamate 5-kinase, with the protein product MIEVVDGQRQLSECKRIVVKIGSSLLTANGQGLDLDAISHWAKQIADLHNAGHEIILVSSGAVAEGMVRMKFASRPTDLPSLQACAAIGQMGLIHTWSSVLEEHGIRTAQVLLTHDDLADRRRYLNSCDALQNLIDWHVIPVINENDTVSTDEIRFGDNDTLAAMVAGQVHAELLIILTDQQGMFDSDPRHNPDAKLLSTVRAMDDVLFEMAGGGGVLGRGGMVTKVRAARLAAKSGCPTLIASGESDNVLSRAMAGEMLGTLFTTDKDRMTAHQQWLAAHLQTAGRLVIDDGAVEAIKLKHRSLLPVGVKTVEGHFDRGDVVECVDKQGKRIAVGRVNFSSRSAEIIKGLASDKVYQVLGEARSLEMIHRDHMAIY
- the cgtA gene encoding Obg family GTPase CgtA, whose amino-acid sequence is MRFVDEAVITVEAGDGGNGVASFRREKFVPFGGPDGGDGGRGGSIYIQADDDTSTLVDYRYTRKFRAERGKNGAGANCTGRGGEDVVLKVPVGTTIVDTDSGDIIGDLVEDGQRILVAGGGDGGLGNTHFKSSTNRAPRKCTTGIKGEFREIRLELKVLADVGLLGMPNAGKSTFIRAVSAAKPKVADYPFTTMVPNLGVVDADRHRSFVMADIPGLIEGAAEGAGLGIRFLKHLARTRILLHIIDVQPIDGSDPAHNAKAIMNELAKFSPTLAKLPIVLVLNKLDQIAEESREEWCQHILDELEWTGPVFKTSGLLSEGTKEVVYYLMDQLEQQREREVEDPEYAAEVRAFREQLEVETREQTIAAKEAYRAMRRAQRLEGMLGDDDDFDDDEDDNDVEVIYVRD
- a CDS encoding HAD-IB family hydrolase, giving the protein MYATSETNKTIKSLALFDFDGTLCSKDSFTGFIFYALSKRHIVKQSLKILPWIQAYYLNFYPAHAMRAKLFRSMFKDTSAIELQRLGEEYAQELVSALSPELFAQLQHHQLRGDQVVLVSASIDVYLAPLCKLLDIELICTETQIKNGMVTGYYSTPDCSSEQKKLRIHQQYKLQHYHQIYAYGNSSEDLDMLSLATHPYMVGEDRVLPRLAPEKKLA
- a CDS encoding DUF1615 domain-containing protein → MNKPLSSRFLLKSFGMVTVCMSLAACGDKAWWSNSDEPELESQQIKRLIPSRVHNRESWAKDIDDIMQELDIAKTKTNACSIIAVVDQESNFVADPSVPGLGTKAVQEVNTRLQEKFEAKLGQKIGGTVAGYFEEVLKTQPSPDDNYMSRMRKVKTERELDLLYREIFDFMAKHYHVSALTGAAKLVGQDIGEKMNPITTLGSMQVHINYAKANKRSSMNIAELRNDLYTEYGGLYYGIHRLMVYPANYDKAIYRFADYNSGMYSSRNAAFQSMLNDLTDSEVSLDGDLLLYTKDGDPRPTQSQSEKELITVFAKNNILVTPRQIRDDLKLEKEKKFESTQTYIALTKLYKAKTDKEPIYAVMPQVVISGPKLSRDYNTNWFATRVNGRYETCMQRAKRIRL